A portion of the Cryptomeria japonica chromosome 5, Sugi_1.0, whole genome shotgun sequence genome contains these proteins:
- the LOC131060823 gene encoding mitogen-activated protein kinase kinase 9 → MSSKERKVRLKLPIPAREDTFSKPLPLPLPLPLPLPLPLPPPGPNTQTSCKSPCTTLQEVALEDLQKISTLGCGSSGKVYKVAHVKTGKIYALKIIQEKHELAVRKQIMREMEILKRANSPHIVQCYGIFDRGGEISFVLEYMDGGTLAQVLQAHKKIPEPFLAEVARQVLKGLLYLHQNKIVHRDIKPSNLLINKRREVKIADFGVSTVLAHTLAPCNSFVGTCAYMSPERFDPDRYGGEYDGCSADIWSLGLSLLECAIGRFPCLSPGQKADWPTLMVAICLGDPPSPPPDASPEFESFIRSCLQKDASHRHTAHRLLFHPFLKKFEEKTCDLSPILRSLHL, encoded by the coding sequence ATGTCTTCAAAGGAGAGGAAGGTGAGATTGAAGCTTCCAATCCCTGCGAGGGAAGATACTTTTTCAAAACCCTTACCATTGCCACTGCCATTACCATTACCATTACCATTGCCATTGCCTCCACCTGGACCAAATACGCAGACGTCCTGCAAGTCACCCTGTACTACTCTCCAAGAAGTTGCTCTCGAAGATCTCCAGAAAATCTCAACGCTTGGATGTGGTAGCAGTGGTAAAGTTTACAAAGTTGCACATGTCAAGACAGGCAAAATTTATGCCCTCAAAATTATCCAGGAAAAGCATGAACTTGCAGTCCGAAAGCAGATAATGAGAGAAATGGAGATTCTTAAAAGAGCCAATTCTCCACACATTGTCCAGTGTTATGGGATTTTTGATCGAGGTGGGGAGATCTCCTTTGTGTTGGAATATATGGATGGTGGAACCCTTGCCCAGGTTCTTCAAGCTCACAAGAAAATTCCAGAACCCTTTCTGGCTGAGGTTGCTAGACAGGTATTGAAGGGCTTGCTTTACTTGCATCAGAACAAAATTGTTCATCGTGATATAAAACCGTCCAATTTGCTAATCAACAAGAGGAGAGAGGTCAAAATAGCCGATTTTGGTGTTAGCACTGTGTTGGCTCACACTTTGGCACCATGTAATTCATTTGTGGGGACCTGTGCGTATATGAGTCCTGAAAGGTTTGATCCTGATCGCTATGGAGGAGAGTATGATGGTTGCTCAGCTGATATATGGAGTTTGGGATTATCTTTGCTGGAATGTGCAATTGGAAGATTTCCTTGTTTATCTCCTGGGCAGAAGGCTGATTGGCCTACCCTAATGGTGGCTATATGTTTGGGTgatcctccatctccacctccagatGCATCACCAGAGTTTGAAAGCTTTATCAGAAGTTGTTTGCAGAAAGATGCTTCGCATCGTCATACTGCACACCGCCTTCTCTTCCATCCCTTTTTGAAGAAATTTGAAGAGAAGACCTGTGATCTGTCTCCTATCTTACGCTCTTTACATCTATAG